The following is a genomic window from Butyricimonas faecihominis.
CTGCTAACTTTTATAAATGCCGGAGAAGTCGCTATACTTTTCCGGTATTTTTAATTTACTCTGAAATTACAATTGTTTTCCCTTTCACGCTAAACCGGACTTGACTTGTACTCTCGATCATCCGAACCAAATCATCCAAAGGCTTAAACTTCACGATCGCCCCCGTGAACCGCACCTTTTTCACGCTTTCATTACTAAAAAATATTTCCACGTCATACCAGCGGGAAATCTGCTTGGCAATCTCTTCCAGTTCCGTGTTATTAAACAAGAACTTCCCGTCGATCCAAGACGTGTAAAGACGAACATTGACTTCCCGTTTCTCTAACTCGTTTTCTTTCCCATAAGCCTGTTCCCCCGGAACCAGTCGAAACGCTTGCTGACCACCTGAAACAATTTCCACGCTACCATTTACCAGCGTGGTAGAAACCTCCTCATTATCATCGTAATCATTCACGTTAAAACGAGTACCCAACACCTTCACGTTCATCCGGGATGTTTCCACGATAAAAGGCCTTTCTGCATCATGTGCCACGTCAAAAAAAGCCTCCCCGGACAATACAACCCGTCTCTCTTTTCCCATGAAAGATTGAGGATATATCAATCGTGATGCCGAATTCAACCAAACCTTTGTCCCGTCGGCTAACATGACTTGGTACTCTCCACCCTTAGGAATAATTAATTCATTATTTTTATTGACATTAGCCATCCCGATAGAATCGTGTGAAGAATAACGTAACAGATGATTAGAATCCATCTCTATCCGGACATTTGCCTCGTGAGCGATCAATGAACTCTTCATTGTACTATCCAGCATAACCGTTTTTCCATCATACAACTTCAATATTGCTCGTTCTCCCCCCGGACGAGAAACTGCACTAAATTGACGATGTACCCCCACCGGCTCATTCTTCATACCCTGCCACAAAACCAAAGCCACGCCTAACGGCAAAATAAAGAGAGCCGCATATTTCCACCAATAACGGAAACCTATTTGCCTTCCTCTTCCCCGTTTCACTCGTTTTAATACATTCTCCGTATCAGGAGCAAAATCCCGATGTAAAAGTTTTACCTGATCACGTATTTTCTTTATCTCGGCATACACTTCCTCATGTCCCACATCTTCTGCCAACCAACTTGAAAGCTCGGCTTCCTCCATTGGTGACAGGTGATCATCCAACTTTCCGGAAATCAACTCATATATTCGATCATCTATTTTCATCTTCATATTTTTACATAGAGTACTTCAAAAATGAAAAACAGGGTGAAGAAAAAACAGATTTTTTGAAAAAAAGATTTTAATCTTCTTTTATCCCAAAAAGAAATAGTAATAACGAGAATTGTTCCTGTTTCAATTTTTCCCGCAAGGTCTTGTAAGCGATTTTCATTTGTGTTTTTACCGTGTTGACCGAAATTCCCAACGAGTCAGCCACGTCCTTGTATTTCATATCTTCCAGAATCACCAGTTTAAAAACAACTTTACATTGTAAAGGCAAATTCTCAATCTCTCCCCACAAACGGTTCAATTCCGGCGTTTCAAATTCTACGACTTCTTCCGAAACCTTTAAATTTTGTTTCACATCCTCCAGATCAACACGTTCCCGTTTATTCTTCAAAAACGTAAAACAAGCATTACGCACGGCAACAAACAAATAACTATCAATAGACGCCCTCTCGTCAATCCGAGTACTTTTTTTCCAGATCTTTTCAAAAACTTCCTGCACAATGTCTTCCGCCACGTCAAACTGCACGACAAACGTGGCTGCAAAACGACACAGGTTTTTGTAGCGAGTTCTGAAAAGGTAATCAAAGGCAGCTTCTTTTCCTTCTTTTAACTCTCTAGTCAATATTTCTATTTCATAATATTTCTGACTATCTTCCATCGTATTAACCCAACAATACAAAATATTCACCACCTAAAAACCACCTATCGCATCCATTGAATTGATTTCTCAAAAATAATAAAATCTAAAACAAAACCTTTTTTTAATGCTACTTTTGTCTCTAACAATTTTTATTTACTCGGATGATAAAAGAAAAATTACCCACGGGCAAGAAAGCAAGTAGGACACTCTTGGAATGTCAGCATGAACTATTGTCCCGGTTTAACAGGCAAGGTAAACCAAAAAGTACTTCCTTGATTTTCCTCGGAAATCACCCCGATCTCTCCCCCCAACTTATGGACAATCGTCTGACAAATGGCTAATCCCAACCCAGTTCCGTTTGTAAAACTATCCAATTTGACAAAACGTTTGAAGATTTCATCTTGCTTTTCCGCAGGAATTCCTTTCCCCGTGTCGGAAACAAAGAAACGCAACCCATTCTCCCGCTCCTCGTAACCAAAATGGATATGTCCCTCGTCGGTAAATTTAAGCGCATTATTCAGGAAATTCGAAATCACCTGCATCACCCGGTTCTTTTCCGTGTAAATAACACATTTATCCATATGGGAAGTAAAAGAAATATCAATATTAGGATGTTCTATATTCTTCTGGCGATAACTCATTTCCAATCCCCGCAACATCTCGTTTATATCAACCATATCATAAATAAACTCCAACGTTCCCGCCTCGATCTTTGATAAATCCAGAATGTCACTAATCAACTGCAACAGTAACTCATTATTTCGATTAATAATAGCCATGTACTCCTCTTTATCCTTCGGATCATCCGTGTTAACCAGTAATTCACTGAACCCCACGATAGCATTCAGGGGGGTACGAATCTCGTGACTCATATTGGACAGGAACATCGACTTCAACCGATCGGACATCTCAGCCGCTTCCTTCGCCCGTTTCCATTCATTGGCAACCCGGGTGCGTTCGGAAACATCCTCGTATTTCAATACAACTCCCCGAATCTGCCTCTCGTTCTTTATATCATAAACAGGCGTGGCCGTGATCTCCACCGTAAACCCGTCATCAAAAGTAACTTCCTTCATTTCCCGTTTTCCCGTCTCCAACGCTTTCTGCATCACGCACCCCGGACAAGGAGAATCCCGATGCATCACGCTTTTGTAGCAACACAACCCGGCCTTATACCTACCGGCCAGCGGATGCTCGGAATACTGGGCCAAGTTTTCCCACTCGATCATGTAATTCGGGTGAAGATACACTAATCCATTATTCGAGTGATCAAGAATAAGCTGGTTGATCTCCTGAATCTTTTCCACATTCTGTTTCGCCTCCATCAAGGTTTTCTCGTATAACTTACTCTCGGTTATATTACGTAACGTCCCGACAACCCGCAGGGGTTTCCCTGTAATATCTTTTTTCTCGATCGTCAAATACAAATCATAATAATCTGCATACACCCCCAGAACATCATAACGAATCTCCCGGTGCAAATTATCTATCCGTCCATTCTTTATATCTGCGAAAAGCCGGGACATGACCTCCCGATCGTCCGGATGCATGTAATCAACAGCCTCCAGCGAGGACAGACCATCCCGTTCTTTACAAAAACCTTTATTTTCAACTTTAAACTCGGGATATTTAAACCGGATAAGATCATCTTCCAAATCCCAGATCATCGGAACCGTGTTCGTAACCGAGAAAGCCATCCGCAATTGCTGATTCACCTCTTGAAGTTGTTCTTGTATACGAATAAGATCTGTTATATCCCAGCGAGTGGCCAGTAACCAATGGTGTATATCGTTGGACACCACATTTTTATTCACGATAGAAACGTGTCTCTCGCCGTCAGGAGTCTCGTATACTTCTTGCACTTGATAAGAACTTCCTTCTTCAATAATTTTAAAATCGACATCCCGGTAATGCTCGCCTCGTTCCTTTCCATACACCTCTATATCAGTCTTACCGATAATTTCTTCCCGAGAATATCCACCCTGTAACTCACACTGCTTATTCCAGAAAACATACTTCAAATCATCATCTATATCCTTTATGATCAGAGGCATTGGCATATTGTCCAGCACCGCATTCAATAATCGCTGATTCTGTTTTATCGCAACTTCGTTCTTTTTCCGTCCCGTAATATCCCGTTCAAAACAAGCCACCAAATTTTCCTGTACACGCTTGAACCGCCCCTCGTAATAGGTTATCTTACCATGAACCGACACGGTATACTCCACCTCGTACACTTTATCCGAAATCAACGCTTCCCGCAAATTGGATATCACGATGTCTACAAACGGGGGATCAACACAATCCTTCAAATTCCGACCAATCAATGCCTCCACCGGTAAAGAAAGTTTCACAGGATCTGCATTATAAATTTTTTGTATATTAAACTGGTTATCTACCATGAAAATCATGTCGGGGACAGAGGCAATAACCTTTTCTGCCATAATATTTTCCATATTCTCTCGTGGAATAAAGATTTTTCTCCTACGAGAAAAAAAGAAGATGAGATTTCCCAAAATCACTACTCCAGCTATAACATATCCCCACATGGCAATCAGATTTAATTTTTACGCAATATATTGCAAATATAACAATAATAAATTACCAAACAATCCCTTTATCGCACCATGATCGAATTAAAAAGCCGTGCTGACATCAGCACGGCTTTCTAGGTACAAATTAAAACTTAAACTTATTCACTTAAATATGCACGTAGCATCCATAAATTCTTCTCTTGCTCGGAAATGTAAGGATTAATCATATCTTGAGTTCCATCATCACCGATTTCTGCGGCCAAAGCCAATATTTCACGTTCTTTTCGGATCAATATCCCCAAATTCCCCACAATCTCCTTTACGCAACGATTCCCGTCGGAAACCCCCGTTACCTCTTTAATCTCAGCCTGTTTCATGTAAGCGGAATACGAATGTAACGGGGTACCCTCCAACGTAAGTACGCGTTCAGCAATCTCGTCCACCTTCTCGATAGCATCATTATAGTACTCTTCAAACTTAGCATGCAACTCGAAGAAGTTACTTCCTTTCACGTTCCAGTGGAATCCTCTCAAATTCTGGTAAAATATTTGGTAATTTGCCAACAAATCATTCAAATGGTTTACTAACTCTTTTGATTTCTCTTTGTCTAATCCGATTAAATTTAGTGTTTTCATATTATTTGATTTTTATTAATTACTATTCTCCTTATTTTTCTGATACAAATATAGAATAAGTAATATTATAAATCAAATCAATTGTTTTTATAAATTAATCTATCAAATTTATAACACATGATTATCATTGACATACGACCACATTAACAAGAAATCATTTCAAAATTTATTTTTCTAATGTAAAATTTACAGGAACGACATAATGCACACGTGCCTTTTCACCTCTCATTTTACCTGGTTCCCAACGAGGTAAGGCCTGAATGATCCGGATCGCCTCTGCATCAAGCAAAGGATGAACACTCTTCATAACCTTCACGTTATCAACTAAACCTGATGTATCAACCACAAAAGAAACAAATACCTTTCCTTCAATTTTTTGCTCTCTAGCCTCTATCGGATACTCAATTCTCTCCGCAATATACTCCTGAAGAGATTTATGAGGAAAAACTGGCATTTCCTCTGTTACATAGCAAAAAATACCATTTTTATTTTGTAAGCTATCCAACATTTCCCGAGTAAAATTTACCGGAATTACAACACTAACCCGTTTCAACTCGCCTTGATGCCTGCCAGGTTCCCATCTAGGCATCTTCTTAACCAACCTCAAAGCCTCTGCCTTCAGAAGAGGATGTTTTCCGTAAGCAACTTCAATACTATCCATTCGTCCATCTTTCTCGATAATAGCTGACACAAAAACCTTGCCGGTTATTCCTTGTTTTATAGCCTCTTCAGGATATCTTACATTTTCCTTTACATAGCGTTTCAAATCTCCGGGAAAAACAGGCATATCCGACACAACCGCATAAACCGTCAATGAATCCTCAACTTCATCCCCCAATGTTACATAGCAAAACATAAATTCCTCATTTTCTCTGATCGTGTCCACTCGTAACTTTCCCGTAGAATCCGTACTCACGAAATACTCTATTTCATTCTTACTGACAGCAGCTCTCTCCGAAATTGAAGGTATAACTTTTCTTTCTGCAGCTTGTCCCTTCTTGCTTTCTCCAACACTTAAAATTACCAAAGCTGTTCCAAAAAAGATTTTACTATCATTGATCCATCTCCAATCCCATCGAACAGACAAACAATTTAAAATCTCATACAATACTCTATATACTTTTTTACGTAACATGTTCATGAAATAAAAGGTTTTAATGACAATTCTTTTACGATAGGATCAACCTGTTGCAATGTTCCCCCAACTTGTTCCGAAGCCGCCCGACAGCCACCTCTACACATATTCCATTTTTTACATCCGCGACAATTTTCGACAACGATACTATCCCAAGAACAAGCGTAACTAGAAAACAGAATATCTGGCAACGGTTGACGGTACACATTTCCAACTATATTCGGAGAATGATTACACATCCGGACATTACCAACAATATCAAAAGTTAAAGGACGATTATATACATTTGTCGGACAATTTCCAAAACGAATAAAAGGATAATCAACCGGATCAAGCAAACAATGTGGAGTACAAACACCAGAAACAACATCCAAACCATACCGCGACGCTAGCTCATTTACTTCACCAAAAACTTGATGCAAAGCTTCACGCCCGACCGAAAGCTGCATGGGCTGATTCAATCCCTCCCCTCCAATATTATACCGATTCACCATAAATCGACGTATTCCCATTTGACACAACCTTTTTATACATTCTCCAACATACAAGTAATTCAAAGCTGTAATCACAATTACCGGAACTACTTCTATTCCTCTGCCCAACATCAATTGTAACGATAACATCATTTTTTCCCATGCTCCCGGAACTCCCGTAATCCGATCATGAATTTCCGGACGAAATGATAGTATTGAAAACTCCATCAAATTCACTTGTAATGCGGCTAATTGCTCATAAACTTTTATTTCCCCATTTCCATTCGTGATAACAATTACCCTCACACCATTCACTTTTGCATGTAAAACCAACTCTATAAATCGTTCGCTAATAGTTGGTTCCCCACCTGTAAACACTACTTTACTCAACGTTGTCTTCCTTATCAGATAATCTAACAACAGGTATGCTTTTCGAAAAGACCCCAATCTTTCCATATTTATCCCCTCTTGCTTCCACCAATTATAACAATGTTTACATCGCAAATTACAATCAGAAGTTAACTCAATAATTGCGTGATTCAAAAACGCCTTTTCCATATTCTCTAATAAATATATGACAAGTATATAAAAAAATAGAAATAAACAACATATAAATTCCTGTATTAAAGCCATACACCCATCTCTCTCCACCTTATTACAAATAATTCGATATTAAAATTCAGTCCTTGCTACCTTTTTTTTCAAAAAAATCAGTCAATTCTTTGCAGAGTTCAAAAATTGCACTACATTTGCATCCGCAATCAAGCAACACGGGCGCTTAGCTCAGCTGGTTCAGAGCATCTGGTTTACACCCAGAGGGTCGGGGGTTCGAATCCCTCAGCGCCCACCAAGAGACTCATAATGAGTCTCTTTTTTTGTTTTGAGGTTACTTTTTCAAATAAGTCATAAGGATTTATGATAGTGTCTCCAAAAGGAGACACTATCTTCACTCGTTCAATTCCATCCGTGTACGCCCATTCAAAGAGAATATTGAATTCTTTCAACAACAGGAACACGAACGCTGCCACCGAATCATTCAACGCCAAGCAGAAAGCCTTCAGGGTTCAATTTAGGGGTGTGCTGGATATAAATTTTTCCTCTTTAGAGTCGCAAAAATTTTTGCTTGAAAAGAAGAAAGAAAAGCAAGAAAGAAATGGAGATCCACCTAATTTTTCACGTGAGCCTTTTTCCATCGGCCTTTTCACGTGAACTCATTTCCGCACTCTTCCGATGATTGATGATAATTCCACACATTCTTTATCAATATTTTGACTTAATCACCAAATCAACACATTGCGCTGTATTAAAAAATCTTCGGGCAAAACCGAGTACATTTCTTGCCTTAATTTTATCAATAACAGCATCAAAATAAATCGGAGAATCCATTCTTTTTCCCGTTTTATTATAAAACTGAAGATTTTCTGTCCAAAAAGCAATTGTATTATAAGCCATTTCGTCAACCGATTTTTTCTCTTTCTCTATAGAAAGGACGAAATCTTCAACATCCTCATTTGTCATACCTTGCTTCAAAAATTCCTGAATTTGTTCATGAACTAATTCCCTCATCCGAGGACCTTCATCCAAAGATGTTGCAAAACGAATAAATAGTTCTTGTTGATAACGAGGTTTTGAAGACACTTCCCCTAACACTTGCACACTATATGCAGCCCCTCGCTCACCCCGAATCTCTTCTTGGAAACGATACTGAAAATACATTTTCAGTATACGCATACACACCTCTTCCATTGGAGTGGTTTTCAAATTATTAACAAACTCAATACTCACCAAGTATTTACGATCCGGCATATTCACTTCTATATCTTCAGTTATATTTCCTTCCCGATCGTAATGATGTTCTACCGGTGTTTCTTTCCTGTACGCAGAAGGAATTGCCCCCACGTACTTGGCCACCAGTTCACGAGCTTTCTCCCTTTCAATATCTCCGACCAAATAAAAAGTAAAATCTGAAGCATCTTGAAAACGCTCCTTATAAATTTGAATCATCCGATCAAAATTCATCGCAGAATAATAATCGGTATCCTTTTTCCAAAGACGAGGAGACTCTACTCTTCTGATCGAGGATAACATCTCGCTAATCGTATCATTGATTGTCGCATTCGAATTTGCTTGGTTCATTCGGTTAACCGCCACAAAACGATTAAAAAGTACACTATCAAAACGAGGTCGTTCCATTGCCAGATAAAATAACTGGAAAGCAATTTCCAAGTCAACAGATGCCCCAACAACACTAATACTCTCCGAACGTTCATCTAAAGACAAATTCATATCAACCGTATGATCTTTCAACAAGAAACCCAATGCATTCATATCATATTTATACAATCCTCCTTGCAAAAACAAGGCAGACAAGGCATCTGCAGAGGGCAAATCCTCAGCTTTTATCACCGAACGCCCACCGGGACTTCCAGCCAACATATTAAACATACCTTTATCTCCATCCGTGTATTTATAAAATATCCTAGCTCCATTATCCAACACCCATTCCTCAGCGTCCAACATTTTTATAGTCTTCTCTTTTACAATCCTTCCCGGTTTAATCTCAAAATCTATCAATTCAGCATTCTCTTCTATCACTTCTTCCCGAGCGGCAAGTTGTTCCATATCAGCGGAACGGGAATCCTGAATCATCTTTTCAATTTCTTGGGCATTAGGAAAAAGATAAGTGGAATCATTACCCTGCATAAGAAATACCCAATTATCCGATCCACCGTACCAATCAGAAATCCAATCTTGAAAATTTTTAGCCGATAACGTATCAAGGACAGACAACGTGACGTCCAACTTTTCATCAACCGTACACAAAGGTCTGCCTAATAAAAAATTATCTTGATAAATCTGGAGGAACACGCTATTCGGCATACTCCCTTCCTGCCCCATATTCGCCCTCACCCCTTGCCGGTATTTCTCTATCAAAGGTTGCAAGACTTCATCTGTAAATCCAAAACGATGCACATACTCTATTTTGTCCAACATTTGCTGCAACGCCTCTTTTTCCTTTCCCGGCAAAGACGTTAATACCATATTGAAACTATCATAATTTCTCACCAAATTAGAAATCCACGCTCCCGCACTCAAAAGATAAGACTCCCCCGCCTCCACATATTCCGTTATTAATCCTCTCATCACCGAATTATAAAAGTCTCGTAATAACATCTCACGTAACATATCTTCCAAAGAATTCACGCTAACCCAAGGAATACGTTTCACCAATTGAATTGAATTATTAGAGATCTCTTTATCGATCAATTTCGCGTATAAAGGCCTGTCATTATTTTCTATTTTATAAACAAGACGAGGTTTTGGATTCTTTCTTTTGGGAATAGGATCAAATAAACGTTTCACGGTCGTCTCCACCTGCTCAACATCAATATCCCCAATAATCATTACCGCTTGTTGGTCCGGACGATAAAAATCATTATAATAACTCCTCAGTTGTTCCGGAGTAAAATTCTGCACGACATCCACGGTACCGATAATATCATGAATAGCATATTTACTCCCGTTATACAAATAAGGCTCTGCCATTTTTTTCACTCGTTTAGACACATTCATCCTTACCCGACGTTCCTCCCGAATCACTTTACGTTCTTGATCCATATCTTCCGATTTCAATTTCAAGAAACCAGACCAATCCCGTAATACTAAAACACAGGAATCTACCAACACCCGCGAGGCCGTTGGTACATGATCAATATGATATATCGTTTCATCATATTTAGTCACAGCATTGAACGTCTCCACTCCATGACGTTGTAAAAAGGCAGGCACTCCATCCGGAAAACTCTGCGTGGAGTGAAATGCCATATGTTCCAAGACATGAGCCAAACCATTCTGATTGTCATCTTCCAACAAAGAACCGACATTTTGCACGAGATAATAATCAGCATACCCCGATTGAACCTCTGTATGCCGAATATAGTACGTCAACCCGTTCTTTAACTTACCATAACGAAACACACCGGAACTCTCTTGAGCCACGACAAAACAACTGGAACAAAAAAACAATAACAACAATAGTAAATTTCTCATAACGTACTCAATCTACTTTGGATCATTTTCTGTAATTGCACCATCAACTGTTTATCCTCGATCTCCGCACTCACGATAAAAGCTTGATTATAACATTGTTTTGCTTTCACGCTATCCCCAGTTTGTTTCAAACAATCCCCTAACAAACAAAGCACTCGGGATCTTAACTGAACTGACATTCGCGGGAAAGATAAAGCCTTTTCCAGCCACGGGATTACCTTCA
Proteins encoded in this region:
- a CDS encoding RNA polymerase sigma-70 factor encodes the protein MEDSQKYYEIEILTRELKEGKEAAFDYLFRTRYKNLCRFAATFVVQFDVAEDIVQEVFEKIWKKSTRIDERASIDSYLFVAVRNACFTFLKNKRERVDLEDVKQNLKVSEEVVEFETPELNRLWGEIENLPLQCKVVFKLVILEDMKYKDVADSLGISVNTVKTQMKIAYKTLREKLKQEQFSLLLFLFGIKED
- a CDS encoding PAS domain-containing sensor histidine kinase, which codes for MAEKVIASVPDMIFMVDNQFNIQKIYNADPVKLSLPVEALIGRNLKDCVDPPFVDIVISNLREALISDKVYEVEYTVSVHGKITYYEGRFKRVQENLVACFERDITGRKKNEVAIKQNQRLLNAVLDNMPMPLIIKDIDDDLKYVFWNKQCELQGGYSREEIIGKTDIEVYGKERGEHYRDVDFKIIEEGSSYQVQEVYETPDGERHVSIVNKNVVSNDIHHWLLATRWDITDLIRIQEQLQEVNQQLRMAFSVTNTVPMIWDLEDDLIRFKYPEFKVENKGFCKERDGLSSLEAVDYMHPDDREVMSRLFADIKNGRIDNLHREIRYDVLGVYADYYDLYLTIEKKDITGKPLRVVGTLRNITESKLYEKTLMEAKQNVEKIQEINQLILDHSNNGLVYLHPNYMIEWENLAQYSEHPLAGRYKAGLCCYKSVMHRDSPCPGCVMQKALETGKREMKEVTFDDGFTVEITATPVYDIKNERQIRGVVLKYEDVSERTRVANEWKRAKEAAEMSDRLKSMFLSNMSHEIRTPLNAIVGFSELLVNTDDPKDKEEYMAIINRNNELLLQLISDILDLSKIEAGTLEFIYDMVDINEMLRGLEMSYRQKNIEHPNIDISFTSHMDKCVIYTEKNRVMQVISNFLNNALKFTDEGHIHFGYEERENGLRFFVSDTGKGIPAEKQDEIFKRFVKLDSFTNGTGLGLAICQTIVHKLGGEIGVISEENQGSTFWFTLPVKPGQ
- a CDS encoding radical SAM/SPASM domain-containing protein, with the translated sequence MALIQEFICCLFLFFYILVIYLLENMEKAFLNHAIIELTSDCNLRCKHCYNWWKQEGINMERLGSFRKAYLLLDYLIRKTTLSKVVFTGGEPTISERFIELVLHAKVNGVRVIVITNGNGEIKVYEQLAALQVNLMEFSILSFRPEIHDRITGVPGAWEKMMLSLQLMLGRGIEVVPVIVITALNYLYVGECIKRLCQMGIRRFMVNRYNIGGEGLNQPMQLSVGREALHQVFGEVNELASRYGLDVVSGVCTPHCLLDPVDYPFIRFGNCPTNVYNRPLTFDIVGNVRMCNHSPNIVGNVYRQPLPDILFSSYACSWDSIVVENCRGCKKWNMCRGGCRAASEQVGGTLQQVDPIVKELSLKPFIS
- a CDS encoding FecR domain-containing protein, with translation MKIDDRIYELISGKLDDHLSPMEEAELSSWLAEDVGHEEVYAEIKKIRDQVKLLHRDFAPDTENVLKRVKRGRGRQIGFRYWWKYAALFILPLGVALVLWQGMKNEPVGVHRQFSAVSRPGGERAILKLYDGKTVMLDSTMKSSLIAHEANVRIEMDSNHLLRYSSHDSIGMANVNKNNELIIPKGGEYQVMLADGTKVWLNSASRLIYPQSFMGKERRVVLSGEAFFDVAHDAERPFIVETSRMNVKVLGTRFNVNDYDDNEEVSTTLVNGSVEIVSGGQQAFRLVPGEQAYGKENELEKREVNVRLYTSWIDGKFLFNNTELEEIAKQISRWYDVEIFFSNESVKKVRFTGAIVKFKPLDDLVRMIESTSQVRFSVKGKTIVISE
- a CDS encoding energy transducer TonB; translated protein: MNMLRKKVYRVLYEILNCLSVRWDWRWINDSKIFFGTALVILSVGESKKGQAAERKVIPSISERAAVSKNEIEYFVSTDSTGKLRVDTIRENEEFMFCYVTLGDEVEDSLTVYAVVSDMPVFPGDLKRYVKENVRYPEEAIKQGITGKVFVSAIIEKDGRMDSIEVAYGKHPLLKAEALRLVKKMPRWEPGRHQGELKRVSVVIPVNFTREMLDSLQNKNGIFCYVTEEMPVFPHKSLQEYIAERIEYPIEAREQKIEGKVFVSFVVDTSGLVDNVKVMKSVHPLLDAEAIRIIQALPRWEPGKMRGEKARVHYVVPVNFTLEK
- a CDS encoding transposase gives rise to the protein MIVSPKGDTIFTRSIPSVYAHSKRILNSFNNRNTNAATESFNAKQKAFRVQFRGVLDINFSSLESQKFLLEKKKEKQERNGDPPNFSREPFSIGLFT
- a CDS encoding M16 family metallopeptidase, with product MRNLLLLLLFFCSSCFVVAQESSGVFRYGKLKNGLTYYIRHTEVQSGYADYYLVQNVGSLLEDDNQNGLAHVLEHMAFHSTQSFPDGVPAFLQRHGVETFNAVTKYDETIYHIDHVPTASRVLVDSCVLVLRDWSGFLKLKSEDMDQERKVIREERRVRMNVSKRVKKMAEPYLYNGSKYAIHDIIGTVDVVQNFTPEQLRSYYNDFYRPDQQAVMIIGDIDVEQVETTVKRLFDPIPKRKNPKPRLVYKIENNDRPLYAKLIDKEISNNSIQLVKRIPWVSVNSLEDMLREMLLRDFYNSVMRGLITEYVEAGESYLLSAGAWISNLVRNYDSFNMVLTSLPGKEKEALQQMLDKIEYVHRFGFTDEVLQPLIEKYRQGVRANMGQEGSMPNSVFLQIYQDNFLLGRPLCTVDEKLDVTLSVLDTLSAKNFQDWISDWYGGSDNWVFLMQGNDSTYLFPNAQEIEKMIQDSRSADMEQLAAREEVIEENAELIDFEIKPGRIVKEKTIKMLDAEEWVLDNGARIFYKYTDGDKGMFNMLAGSPGGRSVIKAEDLPSADALSALFLQGGLYKYDMNALGFLLKDHTVDMNLSLDERSESISVVGASVDLEIAFQLFYLAMERPRFDSVLFNRFVAVNRMNQANSNATINDTISEMLSSIRRVESPRLWKKDTDYYSAMNFDRMIQIYKERFQDASDFTFYLVGDIEREKARELVAKYVGAIPSAYRKETPVEHHYDREGNITEDIEVNMPDRKYLVSIEFVNNLKTTPMEEVCMRILKMYFQYRFQEEIRGERGAAYSVQVLGEVSSKPRYQQELFIRFATSLDEGPRMRELVHEQIQEFLKQGMTNEDVEDFVLSIEKEKKSVDEMAYNTIAFWTENLQFYNKTGKRMDSPIYFDAVIDKIKARNVLGFARRFFNTAQCVDLVIKSKY
- a CDS encoding Dps family protein, whose protein sequence is MKTLNLIGLDKEKSKELVNHLNDLLANYQIFYQNLRGFHWNVKGSNFFELHAKFEEYYNDAIEKVDEIAERVLTLEGTPLHSYSAYMKQAEIKEVTGVSDGNRCVKEIVGNLGILIRKEREILALAAEIGDDGTQDMINPYISEQEKNLWMLRAYLSE